From Methanobacterium petrolearium:
TACAATGAAATAATCGGAAATAAAACATTTTACGAAGGATGGATAAAAAAAATTTTAAGAACAAATTGTTAAATTTTTAATGTCGTGGACTATAAATTGATTAACTGAATATTGTTATCCTGAAGATGTTTTTCTGGACCTTTGAAGTTTTCATTTTCCCCAATAACTACCACAGGAATGTTATAAAGTATTATTGCTCCAGAACACATCACACATGGTGAAAGAGTTGTGTAAAGTATACAATTTTTATAATCATCTGCTTTCATCCTACCTGCATTTTCCAAACAGGCCATCTCAGCATGTAAAATAGTAGAATTCATTTGCACCCTTTGGTTATGGCCTTTGCCTACGATTTCGCCATTTTTAACCAGGACAGCACCAACTGGAATTCCCCCACCATTTAAACCTTTTATGGCCTCTTTTTGAGCCTGTGACATGAACCAGTGATGTTCATCTTCAAGTGTGTCTGGGTTTTCCTGCATGTTCCTACTTCCCACCCTAATTATCCAGTGTTTCAACAGTAGCATCTAATCTATAACATCTTTTCTTGAAAATAAAGGCATTTGTTCCGCCAAGAACAATTTCCGCATAATTTTTTTACAGTTTGACTGTTCAACTTCATTGTTTTGGATAGGAGTGATGCTGAAGAATGTACTGATCCTTGTTCAATCTTTAATTTCTCAATGACTGCAGAATCCATGATTTTAATATTGTTTGATGAGTCCCTATTGCATATCCCCTGAGAATTATGCGGACACATCTGGCATATCGAATCCGTCCCAATCATAACCTGAATAAAAGAAGAAGAATTTTTTATGGTTTTTTCTATGATCTGGGCCATGTTTTCAGTGAATTTTTTATTGTAACCAAATCCCTGAAATCCTTGCATGCAAAGGAGATGGTGGGCTCTGATCCTTATCGGTTCCGAACCAACGCCATTTTTGACGTTTTTCACCATTTATACCTCTTAATATTCTTTTTTTGGAGTTATGGCTTTTGTGAGTGCTGCTGCACCGGCAATTTTCACCAAATCCCCCAAGATGAAGGGGAAAAGACCCATGGTAAGAAGGGTCAGAATTGTTGGAAAGCTTCCGTTTACCATGTACATCCATAATCCTAATCCTAAGAGTCCGGGAATGTAAATAAATGCGAAGTTTGCCACGGATAGCAACCCTAACATAGGACGGAAGTTTCGGGACTGAACATATTTATCTGTGAAGTATCCCATGAAAAATGCGGTTAGAATGAACCCAAGGAAATATCCTCCGGTAGAACCCAAAAGTATACTATATCCACCAGTCATCCCTGCAAACCATGGGACTCCTAACAAACCTACGGCAAGATACATTACTTGGCTGAGTCCACCCCACCAACGACCCAGAACCACACCTGCCATTAAAACAGCGAAGGTTTGGGCAGTTATGGGCACAGGAGTCCATGGCAATGGTATTACTATCTGAGCCATTATTCCAGTGACACATGCCATGAAAAATGCCATTATTACTTTGTTAACTAAAGAAGTATTAGAACGCCACGTGAAAAATGAGTATCTTTTCCGGAAATAATTTTCTATACTGATTTCCATTTCTATCACCCACATATGTGTATAAATTCTGAATCTGTTGAAAACTATTTAAATCCATTTTAATTAGTTAAGATCTATTTAAATTCCATCTAAATTGGTTGGAATCTATTAAATCCCCAAATTATCTTTTTAAATGTTCAAAGAGCAGATATGCGGAGATAACTGCTTTTTCAAATATTTTTTATAATATTTTAGAAGTCTCTAAAAGATTAAGAAAAGCTTGATAAGCTCTTTTAATGATTAGATTCCTGATAAATATATAGTTATCTTAAACTAGAATTTCACGAATAAATTCGATTACAACTTTTAGAAAGTTAGTCGAACTCCTAAAAAGATTTGAAAGAACAAAGAAATTTAAAAATTTCATATGGAACTAATTACTGAATTAAAATATTATATAAATGGCTTTAAATAATTATTTTTTCTCGGTTTCTAATTAAGGCCGATATTTTCTAATTAGAAATAATGGTATCACTGCCAAAATCTGGGCAAAAAGGGAGAATGTCACCATCAAAGTTATGGAGAAATCATAGATTATTCCCAATGTAAAACTACCAATAAACCATGAAATCCCATAAATAGTGCTGAATACACCATATGCTGAACCTCTTATGTTTACTGGGGACATTTCAGCAACAGCTGCTCTCATGATGGATTCTTGAGCTCCCATGCCCACCCCCCATAACCCCATTCCCAGTAGAGCCATGCTGAAATCACCCCAGAAAACCAGTGGGGCGAAAAATGCCGATGAGGTTACTGCAATGATCAATGCCCACATACCGATTTTATCAAATAATCTGCCGAATACTAAAGCTGCCAGTGCATCTACTCCCATAGCCACTGAATAAAAAATTGGAATCATCACTGGTGATACCACTTCTGCCCTTTGGAAGTGATAAGCAACCAGGGGAAAATCAGCAAATCCCAGGGCAATAAAAATCACTGCTACTATGTATATCCAGTAAACCTTCATTAAACCCTTTGTTTGGATTTTTGGAACATTCACTTCAAGATCATGCGGATTGGGATAGAGAAGTCTTGAAGTTACTAGAACGGTTAAGGTCAATATCGCAGGTAAAAGTAGAAAAGCAAAACACAACTGGTAGTTACCAGAGAAGTACAGGATGACTGCAACCATTAAAGGTCCTATGATGGCCCCTATTTGATCCATGGCTTCGTGAAGTCCAAAACCCCATCCACGACCCACCTGTGATGTGGCATGGGATAACATCACATCCCGGGAAGGTGTGCGAATTGCCTTTCCCATTCTCTCAGCAATAAGTAGAAGGGCAGCCATGGGCCAGTTTCCTGCAAGGGCTAGTAACGGTACTGCAAAGAGGTTAACTGCATAGCCGATGATGGTCATAGCCCAGTATCTTCTTGTTTTGTCAGCCAGATACCCAGAAAGAAAACGAAGGGCATATCCAACCAATTCACCAAATCCGGCAACGAAACCCACTACAGCTGCATTTGCACCCAGTAATGCAAGGTATGGTCCAGTTATGCTTCGAGCACCTTCATAGGTCATATCTGCCAATAGGCTTACAATTCCAAGCAAAATAATGAATTTAAGAGCATGACCCTTAATATCATTATCTGGAATATTTAGTTTTAGATTGACCATATAAATCAGATTTTTTTTTAAGCTGTGATTTTCATCAATGCTTTACCTATCCCCAGAGTAGTAGGAGTGGTGGGAGAAGTAAGATGAATATTGGTTTTTAACTTATTTTATTCTTCTATAACTTCTTTTATGAGTTCATTAATTTTTTGACGTGATTCATGGAGGATTTTTTCTCCTCTGGGTGTTATCTTATAATATTTCCTTATCTTTCCTTTCACATTTTCTTTTCTACATTTCAAAAAGCCTTCACTTTCCAGAGAATGGAGAATAGGGTACATAATACCAGGACTTACTTTATAACCATGATTTTTTAGTTCTTGAATCATTTGAACCCCATATATTTCTTCTTTACTTGCATGGTAGAGTATGTGTATTCTAATAAATCCCAGGAAAAATTTTCTATTTAACATAATGAGTACCTCTACTAATTTAATATCTGATTTAGATATTTAGTTTAGATATCTTTAACCAATATCTCATATAGATTTTATACTTAATAAATTTTCATTTAAAATTTTTTAAAAAAAATCAAAAAACCATCCTTAGTTAAAGTAAAACCTGAAAAAAAACAACTGAAGGTTGATCAAAGATGTCACTTGTTGCGTTATTACTATAAATGGCAAAAATTAATATTAATTTTATGCGACATTCAATGTGATCTCATCAATTAATTAAGTATAAATTATTACTTTTATTGATAATTTTACTACATGATCTTGTAAATCACTTAATCAATAACCCGGAAAAAAGAATAATATACGAATTTAAAGTAATTTAGCACGGTCATAAACATTTTTGAGTGTTTTCATATCCACAC
This genomic window contains:
- a CDS encoding nucleoside deaminase; amino-acid sequence: MKHWIIRVGSRNMQENPDTLEDEHHWFMSQAQKEAIKGLNGGGIPVGAVLVKNGEIVGKGHNQRVQMNSTILHAEMACLENAGRMKADDYKNCILYTTLSPCVMCSGAIILYNIPVVVIGENENFKGPEKHLQDNNIQLINL
- a CDS encoding DUF1284 domain-containing protein, which translates into the protein MVKNVKNGVGSEPIRIRAHHLLCMQGFQGFGYNKKFTENMAQIIEKTIKNSSSFIQVMIGTDSICQMCPHNSQGICNRDSSNNIKIMDSAVIEKLKIEQGSVHSSASLLSKTMKLNSQTVKKLCGNCSWRNKCLYFQEKML
- a CDS encoding biotin transporter BioY, with product MEISIENYFRKRYSFFTWRSNTSLVNKVIMAFFMACVTGIMAQIVIPLPWTPVPITAQTFAVLMAGVVLGRWWGGLSQVMYLAVGLLGVPWFAGMTGGYSILLGSTGGYFLGFILTAFFMGYFTDKYVQSRNFRPMLGLLSVANFAFIYIPGLLGLGLWMYMVNGSFPTILTLLTMGLFPFILGDLVKIAGAAALTKAITPKKEY
- a CDS encoding MFS transporter, which encodes MVNLKLNIPDNDIKGHALKFIILLGIVSLLADMTYEGARSITGPYLALLGANAAVVGFVAGFGELVGYALRFLSGYLADKTRRYWAMTIIGYAVNLFAVPLLALAGNWPMAALLLIAERMGKAIRTPSRDVMLSHATSQVGRGWGFGLHEAMDQIGAIIGPLMVAVILYFSGNYQLCFAFLLLPAILTLTVLVTSRLLYPNPHDLEVNVPKIQTKGLMKVYWIYIVAVIFIALGFADFPLVAYHFQRAEVVSPVMIPIFYSVAMGVDALAALVFGRLFDKIGMWALIIAVTSSAFFAPLVFWGDFSMALLGMGLWGVGMGAQESIMRAAVAEMSPVNIRGSAYGVFSTIYGISWFIGSFTLGIIYDFSITLMVTFSLFAQILAVIPLFLIRKYRP
- a CDS encoding PadR family transcriptional regulator; its protein translation is MLNRKFFLGFIRIHILYHASKEEIYGVQMIQELKNHGYKVSPGIMYPILHSLESEGFLKCRKENVKGKIRKYYKITPRGEKILHESRQKINELIKEVIEE